Proteins encoded in a region of the Vicia villosa cultivar HV-30 ecotype Madison, WI linkage group LG5, Vvil1.0, whole genome shotgun sequence genome:
- the LOC131602806 gene encoding small nuclear ribonucleoprotein SmD3b-like: MSRSLGIPVKLLHEASGHVVTVELKSGELYRGNMIECEDNWNCQLESITYTAKDGKTSQLEHVFIRGSKVRFMVIPDMLKNAPMFKRLDARIKGKGASLDVGRGRAVAMRAKAQAAGRGAPPGRGVPPVRR, translated from the exons ATGAGCAGAAGTTTGGGTATACCGGTAAAGCTACTCCATGAAGCCTCCGGTCACGTCGTCACGGTGGAGCTAAAGAGCGGCGAACTCTATAGAGGTAACATGATCGAGTGCGAAGATAACTGGAACTGTCAACTCGAAAGCATCACTTACACTGCTAAG GATGGGAAAACATCACAACTTGAGCATGTCTTTATTCGAGGTAGCAAAGTCAG GTTTATGGTCATACCGGACATGTTGAAGAACGCTCCTATGTTTAAGCGTTTGGATGCAAGAATCAAG GGTAAGGGTGCATCACTTGATGTTGGTAGAGGCAGAGCAGTTGCAATGCGAGCTAAG GCTCAAGCTGCTGGCCGCGGAGCTCCACCTGGTAGGGGTGTACCACCGGTGCGGAGGTGA
- the LOC131607583 gene encoding UDP-rhamnose/UDP-galactose transporter 4-like: protein MASTAKGERKIAVDLASWMFNVVTSVGIILVNKALMATYGFTFATTLTGLHFATTTLLTTFLKWNGYIQDTHLPLPEVIKYVLFANFSIVGMNVSLMWNSVGFYQIAKLSMIPVSCFLEIVLDNVRYSRDTKLSISLVLLGVAVCTVTDVSVNAKGFISAVVAVWSTALQQYYVHFLQKKYSLGSFNLLGHTAPIQASSLLLVGPFLDYWLTNKRVDAYNYGLTSILFIALSCTIAVGTNLSQFICIGRFTAVSFQVLGHMKTILVLTLGFILFGKEGLNLQVIVGMIIAILGMIWYGNASSKPGGKESQSNLSIPIPTTKTQDYKLLPVESAETNDEEV from the exons ATGGCTTCTACAGCCAAGGGTGAGAGGAAGATTGCAGTTGATCTTGCTTCATGGATGTTCAATGTAGTCACATCTGTAGGAATCATTCTTGTCAACAAAGCACTCATGGCTACATATGGTTTCACTTTTG CTACAACGCTAACTGGTCTGCATTTTGCCACAACAACCTTGTTAACAACTTTTCTTAAGTGGAACGGATACATCCAGGACACTCATCTTCCTTTGCCCGAAGTTATCAAAtatgttttgtttgcaaatttctCTATTGTGGGAATGAATGTTAGTTTAATGTGGAACTCTGTTGGTTTCTATCAG ATTGCGAAGCTGAGTATGATTCCGGTATCTTGTTTTCTTGAAATTGTCTTGGACAATGTGAGATATTCAAGAGATACAAAGCTTAGCATTTCTCTTGTTCTCCTAGGAGTTGCTGTTTGTACTGTTACTGATGTGAGTGTCAATGCTAAGGGTTTCATCTCTGCTGTAGTGGCAGTTTGGAGCACTGCACTGCAACAATAT TATGTGCATTTTCTTCAGAAGAAGTATTCTCTTGGATCTTTCAACTTGTTAGGCCATACAGCCCCAATACAGGCATCAAGTTTACTTCTAGTCGGCCCCTTTCTCGACTATTGGTTAACAAACAAACGAGTTGACGCATATAACTACGGTTTAACATCCATC ttgttcattgctCTGTCGTGCACAATCGCGGTCGGAACAAACCTTAGTCAGTTCATATGCATTGGAAGGTTCACAGCAGTATCATTTCAAGTCCTTGGCCACATGAAGACTATTCTTGTCCTTACATTAGGATTCATTCTATTTGGAAAAGAGGGTCTCAATCTACAAGTAATAGTAGGCATGATCATTGCTATACTAGGAATGATTTGGTatggaaatgcatcttcgaagcCGGGAGGAAAAGAGTCTCAGAGTAACTTGTCCATTCCTATTCCTACCACCAAAACACAAGATTATAAATTACTACCAGTAGAATCTGCTGAAACTAATGATGAGGAAGTGTAG